From Marivirga harenae, one genomic window encodes:
- a CDS encoding polysaccharide biosynthesis protein produces MFKGKTLLITGGTGSFGNAVLKKFLDSDLKEIRIFSRDEKKQEDMRIHYRNDKLNFIVGDIRDFNSINNAMIGVDYLFHAAALKQVPSCEFYPMQAIQTNILGAENVMEAAVLNKVKKTIVLSTDKAVYPINTMGMSKALMEKLAISKSRDSRLTEYGGVICATRYGNVMASRGSIIPLFINQIKEGKNLTITNPNMTRFMMTLEESVKLVLFAFENGEPGDVFVQKSPASTIITLAETLQDLFKSDNEISIIGARHGEKMYETLCSKEEMSKSIDLGDYYKIPADLRDLNYTKYVQEDGPKLSDNEYNSDNTQQLDNRELKKLLLRLDYVNEELEMASK; encoded by the coding sequence ATGTTTAAAGGGAAAACATTATTAATAACGGGAGGAACTGGTTCATTCGGTAATGCAGTATTGAAAAAATTTCTGGATTCAGATTTAAAAGAAATTAGAATTTTTAGTCGAGATGAAAAGAAGCAGGAAGATATGAGAATTCATTATCGCAACGATAAGCTAAATTTCATAGTCGGTGATATAAGAGACTTCAATAGCATTAATAATGCAATGATTGGTGTAGACTATTTGTTTCATGCCGCAGCTCTAAAACAAGTCCCTTCGTGCGAGTTCTACCCCATGCAAGCAATTCAGACCAATATTTTAGGTGCAGAAAATGTGATGGAAGCTGCTGTACTGAACAAAGTTAAGAAGACAATTGTATTAAGTACAGATAAAGCAGTTTATCCTATAAATACCATGGGGATGTCCAAAGCACTAATGGAAAAACTTGCTATTTCTAAATCAAGAGATTCAAGGTTAACGGAATATGGAGGAGTAATTTGTGCCACTAGATATGGAAATGTTATGGCTTCAAGGGGTTCAATAATACCATTATTTATCAACCAAATCAAGGAGGGAAAGAACTTAACTATCACAAATCCCAATATGACTAGGTTTATGATGACCCTAGAAGAGTCTGTAAAATTAGTTTTATTCGCTTTTGAAAATGGAGAACCAGGTGATGTATTTGTTCAAAAATCTCCTGCTTCAACGATTATTACTTTAGCTGAAACCCTTCAAGATTTATTTAAATCAGATAATGAAATTTCAATAATAGGTGCAAGACACGGTGAAAAGATGTATGAGACATTATGTAGCAAAGAGGAAATGTCCAAATCCATCGATTTAGGTGATTATTACAAGATACCAGCTGATTTAAGAGACCTTAATTACACAAAATACGTTCAAGAGGATGGCCCAAAGCTATCAGACAATGAATATAATTCAGATAACACTCAGCAATTAGATAACAGGGAGCTTAAGAAATTACTTCTTAGGCTAGATTACGTGAATGAGGAGTTAGAAATGGCAAGTAAATAA
- the tviB gene encoding Vi polysaccharide biosynthesis UDP-N-acetylglucosamine C-6 dehydrogenase TviB, translating to MKKIAVIGLGYVGLPLAAEFGKYREVLGFDVNKRRIQELKDGYDRTLEVESDELKDAKHLQFTAEIEDLKEADYYIITVPTPINEYKQPDLTPLKIASATVGKTLKKGDIVIYESTVYPGCTEDDCVPILEKESGLKFNQDFFCGYSPERINPGDKEHRLPTIKKVTSGSTPEIAEEVDQLYKEIITAGTHKAATIKVAEAAKVIENSQRDLNIAFVNELALIFDKMGIDTADVLEAAGTKWNFLPFKPGLVGGHCIGVDPYYLTHKAESLGYHPQVILSGRRINDNMGAHVASSVVKLMAQQGSVIKGSKVLILGITFKENCPDIRNSKVIDVIKELQSYGIEVETYDPQADKEEVKHEYGVDLFDKPGSDYNAIVLAVSHKEFKDFNLSNRLNENGVTYDIKGFFERGLVNKRL from the coding sequence ATGAAGAAAATTGCAGTAATCGGTTTGGGTTATGTGGGTTTACCACTAGCCGCAGAATTCGGAAAATACAGAGAAGTCTTAGGTTTTGACGTTAACAAAAGGCGTATTCAAGAACTTAAAGACGGCTATGATAGGACTTTAGAGGTCGAAAGCGATGAATTGAAAGACGCAAAGCATCTTCAATTCACAGCTGAAATTGAAGACCTTAAGGAGGCGGACTATTATATTATAACAGTTCCTACTCCTATCAACGAATATAAGCAACCGGATTTAACTCCTTTAAAGATTGCTTCTGCCACAGTTGGCAAGACATTAAAAAAAGGAGATATTGTTATTTATGAATCTACGGTTTACCCGGGTTGTACGGAAGATGATTGTGTTCCAATTTTAGAAAAAGAAAGTGGATTAAAATTCAATCAGGATTTCTTTTGTGGTTATTCACCAGAAAGAATCAATCCAGGAGATAAAGAGCACAGGTTACCGACTATAAAAAAAGTGACTTCGGGAAGTACTCCTGAAATTGCAGAGGAAGTAGATCAATTATATAAAGAAATTATCACTGCAGGAACACATAAAGCAGCCACTATCAAAGTAGCGGAGGCAGCAAAAGTAATTGAGAACTCACAGCGAGATTTGAATATTGCTTTCGTAAATGAGCTAGCTTTAATATTTGATAAAATGGGCATCGATACTGCCGATGTATTAGAGGCAGCCGGTACTAAATGGAATTTTTTGCCTTTTAAACCAGGATTAGTTGGAGGCCATTGCATAGGGGTAGATCCTTATTACTTAACACACAAGGCAGAATCATTAGGCTATCATCCGCAAGTGATCTTATCTGGAAGAAGAATCAATGATAATATGGGAGCTCATGTCGCGAGTTCTGTAGTGAAATTGATGGCACAGCAAGGCTCTGTTATCAAAGGCTCTAAAGTTTTGATATTAGGCATAACTTTCAAAGAAAATTGCCCTGACATTAGAAATAGTAAAGTAATAGATGTTATAAAAGAGCTGCAGTCTTATGGCATAGAAGTAGAAACTTACGACCCACAAGCTGATAAAGAAGAGGTAAAACATGAGTATGGAGTTGATTTATTTGACAAGCCAGGCTCAGATTATAATGCTATTGTTTTAGCAGTTTCACATAAAGAATTTAAAGATTTCAACTTATCCAACCGTTTAAATGAAAATGGAGTCACTTATGACATTAAAGGATTTTTTGAAAGAGGATTAGTTAATAAAAGGTTGTAA
- a CDS encoding T9SS type A sorting domain-containing protein, producing the protein MSSKKTYYLLIFIFCAFCISKVRAQNLFASTGNNVSGSGGSVSYSIGQTIANINKAEAGSVSQGIQQSYKITTLNTKNDKTRDFSLEVFPNPTRNTLNLRIDNIGFENLSFELFNIEGKILDKGLIRKSNTSINMNERESNTYLLRLTHKDEVVEIFRIIKL; encoded by the coding sequence ATGTCCAGCAAAAAAACTTATTATTTATTGATTTTTATTTTTTGTGCTTTTTGCATTTCGAAAGTGAGAGCTCAGAATTTGTTCGCTTCAACTGGTAACAATGTTTCAGGTTCTGGCGGAAGCGTTAGTTATTCTATTGGACAAACAATAGCTAATATTAATAAAGCTGAAGCTGGTTCCGTAAGTCAGGGAATTCAGCAATCATATAAAATCACTACTCTGAATACGAAAAACGATAAAACTAGAGATTTTAGTCTTGAAGTTTTTCCGAACCCAACTAGAAATACTTTAAATTTAAGAATAGACAATATTGGTTTTGAAAATCTCTCTTTTGAGTTATTCAATATAGAAGGTAAAATTTTGGATAAAGGACTTATTCGAAAATCCAACACTTCAATTAACATGAATGAAAGAGAATCTAATACTTATCTGTTAAGATTAACTCATAAAGATGAGGTTGTAGAAATTTTTAGAATAATAAAATTATAA
- the cysN gene encoding sulfate adenylyltransferase subunit CysN, which translates to MRDTEEYNKTDTAGYLDMDLLRFSTAGSVDDGKSTLIGRLMYDTKSIFEDQIEAVEKSSKNRGDEHVNLALLTDGLKAEREQGITIDVAYRYFATPKRKFIIADTPGHVQYTRNMVTGASNVNLAIILIDARKGVIEQTKRHSFIASLLQIKHVIVCINKMDLVEYKEEVFEQIKKDYLSFDAKLEIPDIRFIPISALNGDNVVDKSENMDWYKGPSLLWTLENVQVASDRDLIDGRFPVQWVIRPQSNEYHDFRGYAGLVSGGIFRKGEEVVVLPSGFTTKIKSIETMDGELDEAFPPMSVAMTLEDDIDISRGDMLAKVNNQPTKGQDIELMVCWLNVDPLKLGGKYTIKHTTNETRAIIKEVKYKVNVNTLEKNEEDKTVGANDIARITLKTAKPLLYDAYRKNRNTGSLIIIDEFSQQTVGAGMII; encoded by the coding sequence ATGCGCGACACAGAAGAATACAACAAAACAGATACTGCCGGTTACTTAGACATGGATTTATTACGTTTTTCCACTGCAGGTAGTGTGGATGACGGAAAAAGCACCTTAATTGGCCGTTTGATGTACGATACGAAATCAATCTTTGAAGACCAGATTGAAGCCGTGGAAAAATCAAGTAAAAATCGTGGGGATGAACACGTAAACTTAGCTTTGTTGACCGATGGCTTGAAAGCAGAACGTGAGCAAGGCATTACTATTGATGTAGCTTATCGATATTTTGCCACCCCGAAGCGTAAATTCATTATAGCAGATACTCCGGGTCATGTTCAATACACCAGAAATATGGTGACCGGAGCTTCTAATGTGAATTTAGCTATCATTTTAATAGATGCCAGAAAAGGCGTAATAGAGCAAACCAAGAGACATTCTTTCATTGCATCCCTTTTGCAAATCAAACATGTGATTGTTTGTATTAACAAAATGGATTTAGTTGAATACAAAGAAGAAGTTTTTGAGCAAATCAAAAAAGACTACTTAAGCTTCGATGCCAAATTGGAAATTCCAGATATCAGATTTATTCCTATTTCTGCTTTGAATGGTGATAATGTGGTCGATAAATCCGAAAATATGGATTGGTACAAAGGGCCGTCTTTATTATGGACTTTGGAAAATGTACAGGTAGCTTCAGATAGAGATTTAATCGATGGAAGATTCCCAGTGCAGTGGGTTATTCGTCCACAGTCCAATGAATATCATGATTTCCGTGGTTACGCAGGCTTGGTAAGTGGCGGTATTTTCCGTAAGGGAGAAGAAGTGGTGGTATTACCATCTGGATTTACCACCAAAATTAAATCTATTGAAACCATGGATGGGGAATTGGATGAGGCTTTTCCTCCAATGTCAGTTGCTATGACCTTGGAAGATGATATCGACATAAGTCGTGGCGATATGTTGGCAAAAGTCAATAATCAACCCACCAAAGGGCAGGATATTGAGTTGATGGTCTGCTGGTTGAATGTTGATCCATTGAAGCTAGGTGGAAAATATACTATTAAGCACACTACAAATGAAACCAGAGCGATCATCAAAGAAGTGAAGTATAAAGTTAATGTCAATACACTTGAAAAGAATGAAGAAGATAAGACTGTGGGGGCAAATGACATTGCCAGAATCACTTTGAAAACGGCCAAGCCATTATTATACGATGCCTACCGTAAAAACAGAAATACTGGTTCCTTAATCATCATAGATGAATTTAGTCAACAGACAGTAGGTGCTGGAATGATAATTTGA
- the cysD gene encoding sulfate adenylyltransferase subunit CysD — protein MSSYNLSHLDQLESEAIYIFREVAAQFEKPVILFSGGKDSITMVHLAQKAFWPAKIPFPLLHIDTGHNFPEALEFRGNLAERYKVNLDVGLVQDSIDKGTAVEEKGLNPSRNTLQSITLLEKLEEGQYDAAFGGGRRDEEKARAKERFFSHRDDFGQWDPKNQRPELWNLYNGKKAPGESFRIFPISNWTEMDVWQYIKKEKIALPSIYFSHKREVVNRNGVLIAKSPYNTLLDGESYEERIIRYRTLGCMTITGAVESDADDLDKIIEEVAAARQTERGGRADDKRSEAAMEERKRQGYF, from the coding sequence ATGTCATCTTACAATTTATCACATTTAGATCAATTAGAGTCAGAAGCTATTTACATTTTCCGTGAAGTAGCAGCACAATTTGAAAAGCCGGTTATTTTATTTTCAGGCGGTAAAGACTCTATTACCATGGTGCATCTGGCTCAAAAAGCTTTCTGGCCAGCAAAAATTCCTTTTCCATTATTGCATATTGATACAGGACATAATTTCCCTGAAGCCTTAGAATTTCGTGGTAATTTGGCGGAAAGATATAAAGTGAATCTGGATGTTGGATTGGTGCAAGATTCTATAGATAAAGGAACTGCAGTGGAAGAAAAGGGGCTAAACCCAAGTAGAAATACGCTGCAGTCTATTACTTTATTGGAGAAATTGGAAGAAGGCCAATATGATGCAGCTTTTGGGGGAGGTAGAAGAGATGAGGAGAAAGCTAGAGCAAAAGAAAGATTCTTCTCCCATAGAGATGATTTTGGGCAGTGGGATCCTAAAAACCAACGTCCTGAGTTATGGAATTTATACAACGGCAAAAAGGCACCAGGTGAATCTTTCCGTATTTTCCCTATCAGTAACTGGACAGAGATGGACGTTTGGCAATATATCAAGAAGGAAAAAATTGCCTTACCAAGTATTTATTTTTCTCATAAAAGAGAAGTAGTCAATAGAAATGGTGTTCTGATCGCTAAATCTCCTTATAATACACTTTTGGATGGAGAGAGCTACGAAGAAAGAATCATTCGGTACAGAACTTTGGGTTGTATGACCATCACAGGAGCTGTTGAATCTGACGCAGATGATTTAGATAAAATTATAGAAGAAGTAGCAGCAGCCAGACAAACGGAAAGAGGCGGAAGAGCAGACGATAAACGATCAGAAGCAGCAATGGAAGAGCGTAAAAGACAAGGATATTTTTAA
- the cysC gene encoding adenylyl-sulfate kinase — MENIYPIFDTILSRSDKEKMLKQKSIVIWMVGLSGSGKSTLARALENSLHEEGYLTQLLDGDNMRTGLNNNLGFSPEDRTENIRRAAETAKLFMNAGLVTICSFISPTADIRKMAKEIIGEGYVEVYVDCPVEVCEERDVKGLYAKARKGEIPDFTGISAPFDVPINPDVAVDTANQKLENSHQDLVKAIIEKIRF, encoded by the coding sequence TTGGAAAATATATATCCCATATTCGATACTATCCTGAGTAGATCCGATAAGGAAAAAATGCTCAAGCAAAAGTCCATTGTCATCTGGATGGTTGGCTTATCCGGTTCTGGAAAAAGTACATTGGCCAGGGCTTTAGAAAATAGCTTACATGAAGAAGGCTATTTAACGCAATTGCTGGATGGTGATAATATGAGAACGGGGCTGAATAATAATTTGGGATTTAGCCCTGAAGACAGAACTGAGAATATTAGGAGAGCAGCCGAAACAGCAAAACTGTTTATGAATGCAGGCTTAGTCACGATTTGCTCTTTTATTAGTCCAACAGCGGATATTCGCAAAATGGCTAAAGAAATCATTGGTGAAGGATATGTGGAGGTATATGTTGACTGCCCGGTGGAGGTTTGCGAAGAAAGGGATGTGAAAGGGCTTTATGCTAAAGCCAGAAAAGGGGAGATTCCGGATTTCACTGGTATTAGTGCTCCATTTGATGTGCCTATAAATCCGGATGTGGCTGTAGATACTGCCAATCAAAAGCTAGAAAATAGTCATCAGGATTTAGTAAAAGCAATTATAGAAAAAATTAGATTTTAG
- the cysQ gene encoding 3'(2'),5'-bisphosphate nucleotidase CysQ codes for MEIENLVEEVKNIAQSAGAAIMKIYADADLSQVVDYKADDSPLTLADGAADKVIKEGLEALYVQYPILSEEGKKMSFDERKDWTTFWLVDPLDGTKEFIKRNGQFTVNIALIKDHYPIMGVIYVPATDTFYYGSELGAFKEEAGKKLELKVNHKNTDRIAVRSASHASPEEDQLLAKYDVKDSISKGSSLKFCMVAEGKADIYYRHGPTMEWDTGAGQAILEAAGGQVFKGNTEEERFDYNKENLLNGSFLCLG; via the coding sequence ATGGAAATTGAAAATTTAGTAGAGGAAGTAAAAAATATTGCTCAAAGTGCAGGTGCTGCCATAATGAAAATTTATGCTGATGCGGACCTTAGTCAGGTAGTAGATTATAAAGCGGATGATAGTCCATTAACTTTAGCTGACGGAGCAGCAGATAAGGTAATCAAAGAGGGGCTCGAAGCACTTTATGTTCAATATCCAATCTTATCAGAAGAAGGTAAAAAAATGTCATTTGATGAGAGAAAAGACTGGACTACTTTCTGGTTGGTTGATCCACTTGATGGCACTAAAGAATTCATCAAAAGAAATGGTCAGTTTACCGTAAACATTGCGCTTATTAAAGATCATTATCCTATTATGGGCGTAATTTATGTGCCGGCTACTGATACCTTTTATTATGGTAGTGAATTAGGTGCATTCAAAGAAGAGGCTGGAAAAAAGCTTGAATTAAAAGTAAATCATAAAAATACAGACAGAATTGCTGTAAGAAGTGCTTCACATGCTTCTCCGGAAGAGGACCAATTACTGGCCAAGTATGATGTGAAAGACAGCATCTCTAAAGGGAGTTCGTTAAAATTCTGTATGGTAGCGGAAGGAAAAGCCGATATTTATTATCGCCACGGCCCTACAATGGAATGGGACACAGGTGCAGGTCAAGCTATTTTAGAAGCTGCGGGCGGACAGGTTTTTAAAGGCAATACTGAAGAGGAAAGGTTTGATTATAATAAGGAAAATCTCCTGAACGGCAGCTTTTTGTGTTTGGGATAG